The following are from one region of the Chloracidobacterium sp. genome:
- a CDS encoding holo-ACP synthase codes for MIVSTGIDMIEVYRIRDSIARTPRFAERVFTPDERAYCESKGKAADQSFAARFAAKEALFKALRTGWRGKLKWQDVEVVNDDHGAPSFKITGEAERLMKEGGVKRIHLSISHTADQAIAQVILEG; via the coding sequence ATGATAGTCTCGACAGGCATAGACATGATCGAAGTTTATCGCATACGCGATTCCATCGCCAGAACTCCGCGTTTTGCCGAGCGTGTTTTCACGCCCGACGAACGGGCATATTGCGAAAGCAAAGGAAAGGCCGCAGATCAATCGTTCGCAGCACGTTTTGCCGCGAAGGAAGCTCTATTTAAGGCTCTCAGGACCGGCTGGCGCGGGAAACTGAAATGGCAGGATGTCGAGGTGGTCAACGACGATCATGGAGCACCTTCGTTCAAGATCACCGGCGAGGCCGAGCGGCTTATGAAGGAAGGCGGTGTAAAACGCATCCACCTCTCGATCTCGCATACGGCGGATCAGGCGATCGCTCAGGTGATCCTGGAAGGCTAA
- the pgeF gene encoding peptidoglycan editing factor PgeF: MENDPEVDDETLADSGFYWREHNGVKVLVCRPLESAGFVNGFSTRLGGVSDVRSETYGLLGSDLNLAGYDEDLAENIEENRRRFLAVLDGEYTLSTVWQVHGDSIKVIRSYADARETDQKFDALASDLPDLLIGVKTADCVPILIGDPVSGAFAAVHAGWRGTARSIAKKGVETLAGEFGARPGSMFAAIGPSACGRKYEIGKDVIDAFAENFSTSGKYFTPTVEGHALVDLQGANIDQLTNAGIDPANIFTSPFCTIERTDLFYSYRVEKKLYGRTGRSLSVIGRRNP, from the coding sequence ATGGAAAACGATCCGGAGGTCGATGATGAGACTTTAGCAGACTCTGGGTTCTATTGGCGAGAACACAATGGCGTCAAGGTCCTTGTCTGCCGGCCGCTTGAATCAGCCGGCTTCGTGAACGGATTTTCGACGCGTCTCGGCGGAGTTTCAGATGTTCGATCAGAGACGTATGGCCTGCTCGGGAGCGACCTCAACCTTGCCGGGTATGACGAGGACCTGGCCGAGAACATCGAAGAGAACCGCCGCCGATTCCTTGCCGTCCTTGATGGCGAATATACTCTATCGACCGTTTGGCAGGTTCACGGCGACTCGATCAAAGTGATTCGGTCGTATGCCGATGCACGCGAAACGGACCAAAAGTTCGATGCGCTGGCTTCCGACTTGCCTGATCTGCTGATCGGCGTCAAAACCGCCGACTGCGTCCCGATATTGATCGGCGATCCGGTCTCGGGTGCATTCGCTGCCGTTCATGCCGGATGGCGCGGGACTGCTCGGTCGATCGCGAAAAAGGGGGTCGAAACCCTGGCCGGTGAGTTTGGAGCAAGGCCCGGATCGATGTTTGCTGCCATCGGGCCGTCGGCTTGCGGGCGGAAGTATGAGATCGGTAAGGACGTCATTGATGCATTTGCCGAGAATTTTTCCACAAGTGGAAAATACTTCACCCCGACCGTCGAGGGACACGCATTGGTCGACCTTCAGGGAGCAAATATCGATCAACTGACGAATGCAGGAATCGACCCCGCGAACATCTTTACATCGCCATTTTGCACCATTGAGCGAACTGATCTTTTCTATTCTTACCGCGTTGAAAAGAAGCTTTATGGCAGGACCGGAAGATCGCTCTCGGTCATCGGGCGCCGGAACCCCTGA
- the rlmN gene encoding 23S rRNA (adenine(2503)-C(2))-methyltransferase RlmN, whose product MHIRGSSRIELIEYFEELGEPRYRADQVFRGLHDRRLASFAEMTDLPKALREKLAETATASTLTVESSFASSDGTRRFLMKTHDGYPVETVFIPTENRDTICFSSQSGCPLKCDFCMTAKLGLLRNLTAGEIVEQITIVLNEIYGPGVPTPHGTNLVAMGEGEPFLNFEDLIKALDIMSDPAGLHIVPGRVTVSTAGIVPRIYEFAELDRRPNLAISLTAANDELRNRLMPINKRWPIADLMAAARSFEKSLKRGERFTFEYVLLGGVNDSDAHANELAALIKQSKLRKVKINLIPHNPAEGLDYSPSTEDQVKRFKEVLESKGISAYIRTPRGRDIYAACGQLAAKAA is encoded by the coding sequence ATGCATATACGTGGATCGTCGCGGATCGAGCTGATCGAGTATTTCGAGGAGCTTGGCGAACCGCGCTACCGTGCCGATCAGGTTTTCCGCGGTTTGCACGATCGGCGGCTGGCCTCATTCGCTGAGATGACGGATCTGCCGAAAGCGCTTCGCGAAAAGCTGGCCGAGACAGCCACTGCGTCAACGCTGACTGTCGAATCCAGCTTCGCGTCGTCCGATGGGACGCGGCGGTTCCTAATGAAAACACACGACGGCTATCCGGTCGAGACGGTCTTTATCCCAACTGAGAACCGCGATACGATCTGCTTTTCTTCGCAATCCGGCTGTCCTTTGAAATGCGATTTTTGTATGACCGCGAAGCTCGGCCTGCTTCGCAACCTTACCGCGGGCGAGATCGTCGAACAGATAACGATCGTGCTCAACGAGATTTACGGGCCGGGCGTTCCGACACCTCATGGTACGAACCTGGTCGCCATGGGCGAAGGCGAACCGTTCCTGAATTTCGAAGATCTGATAAAGGCACTCGACATTATGTCAGACCCCGCCGGCCTTCATATCGTCCCCGGACGGGTGACTGTCTCGACTGCCGGGATCGTCCCCAGGATATATGAATTTGCAGAGCTCGACCGGCGGCCGAATCTTGCGATCTCGCTGACTGCCGCCAATGATGAGCTGCGAAATCGGTTGATGCCGATAAACAAACGGTGGCCGATCGCCGATCTGATGGCAGCGGCCCGCTCGTTCGAGAAGAGCCTTAAGAGAGGTGAACGATTTACGTTCGAGTACGTGTTGCTAGGCGGCGTGAATGACAGTGATGCTCACGCGAACGAACTCGCGGCGCTTATAAAGCAAAGCAAACTCAGAAAGGTGAAGATCAACCTGATCCCACACAATCCGGCGGAAGGGCTCGATTATTCACCTTCGACAGAAGATCAGGTCAAGAGATTTAAGGAGGTCCTCGAATCGAAAGGCATATCGGCTTATATCAGAACGCCGCGTGGCCGTGATATTTACGCAGCCTGCGGGCAGCTTGCCGCGAAGGCGGCGTAG
- a CDS encoding DNA/RNA non-specific endonuclease, which translates to MPKVSKIPDRWMLAIALLIFSAVPACQRPAVTTGPAITTGTETVSPNPRTNGSESEHLAFGNLSNATTDPADQDNFLILGNGSAFSYNDSRGTINWVSWRTERSDLGDSIPRPDFRPDPRLPDNFKRIGYYDYSGSGFDRGHMVPSADRFASKELNEETFLMTNIVPQSGALNQYPWNKLESFARGQAWRGSDLYQAAGVYGDQGSLKGKIVVPTNCWKVIVVVPRGKRIEANDPRMRVFAVDMPNDPGIENVRWERYLTTIRTIESKTGLDFFSTFPAELQDRIENRRDTRSGKP; encoded by the coding sequence ATGCCGAAGGTCAGTAAAATACCGGATCGCTGGATGTTGGCGATCGCGCTTTTGATCTTCTCAGCTGTGCCGGCGTGTCAGAGACCGGCCGTGACGACCGGACCGGCTATCACAACTGGGACAGAAACAGTTTCACCGAATCCGCGAACAAATGGTTCCGAAAGCGAACATCTTGCCTTTGGCAATCTATCGAACGCAACGACGGATCCTGCCGATCAGGACAATTTTCTCATTCTCGGGAATGGCTCTGCGTTCTCCTACAATGACAGTCGCGGAACGATCAACTGGGTCTCATGGCGAACGGAGCGCTCGGATCTTGGCGACTCGATCCCCAGGCCGGATTTCAGGCCCGATCCGCGACTCCCCGACAATTTCAAGCGGATCGGATACTACGACTATTCCGGAAGCGGTTTTGACCGAGGCCACATGGTACCGAGTGCGGACCGATTCGCAAGCAAAGAACTTAACGAAGAGACGTTCCTGATGACGAATATCGTTCCTCAGTCTGGTGCGTTGAATCAATACCCCTGGAACAAGCTCGAATCGTTCGCCCGGGGTCAGGCGTGGCGCGGAAGCGACTTATATCAGGCTGCGGGCGTTTACGGAGACCAGGGTTCGCTCAAAGGAAAGATCGTCGTCCCGACGAATTGCTGGAAGGTGATAGTCGTGGTGCCGCGCGGTAAACGGATCGAGGCGAACGACCCGAGAATGCGCGTTTTCGCCGTCGATATGCCAAATGATCCCGGGATCGAGAACGTCCGCTGGGAGCGGTATCTAACGACTATCCGCACTATCGAATCAAAGACCGGCCTTGACTTCTTTTCAACATTCCCGGCGGAACTGCAGGACCGTATCGAGAACCGCCGCGACACAAGATCCGGGAAGCCGTGA
- a CDS encoding nuclear transport factor 2 family protein, which translates to MKHAFLIVALSFLSFSAMAQTPVPKEAAPADVASIDAIMKAVYDVISGDAGEPRDWDRFRSLFHKDGRLIPTGKNPQTNVFAARAMTPDDYVARNEPFFAKNGFHEREISRKVDQYGNIAQVFSTYHAFRSKTDKEPFLRGINSFQLVNDGKRWWVLTIFWQAETPDNPIPQQYLKGKN; encoded by the coding sequence ATGAAACATGCATTCCTGATCGTCGCGCTTTCATTTCTGTCGTTTTCGGCAATGGCCCAAACACCTGTACCAAAAGAAGCCGCACCGGCTGATGTCGCATCGATCGACGCGATAATGAAGGCGGTCTATGACGTCATATCGGGCGACGCCGGTGAGCCTCGCGATTGGGATCGGTTTCGGTCGCTCTTTCACAAGGACGGACGATTGATCCCGACCGGAAAGAATCCGCAGACCAACGTCTTTGCTGCGCGGGCGATGACGCCCGACGATTACGTTGCGAGAAACGAGCCGTTCTTCGCCAAGAACGGTTTTCACGAACGCGAGATCTCGCGCAAGGTCGATCAGTATGGCAACATCGCCCAGGTATTTTCAACGTATCACGCGTTTCGGAGCAAGACCGACAAAGAACCGTTCCTGCGCGGCATCAATAGTTTCCAACTCGTTAATGACGGTAAACGTTGGTGGGTCCTCACGATCTTCTGGCAGGCCGAGACCCCCGACAATCCGATCCCGCAGCAATATCTGAAGGGCAAGAACTGA
- a CDS encoding TetR/AcrR family transcriptional regulator, with the protein MPSKSKRENAKESLRQEIMDAARELFVNEGYERVSMRRIADRIGYSATTIYLYFDDKADLMTQICEQTFGELTRKITAINRRSADPIEGLHAGMAEYINFGLRHPSHYLLLFGTTSPKEMKVSFENSNGKLAFETLREAVSRCIDSGRFRTGDVELISQSLWAGLHGITSLLITQRHFPFVARKRLIENTIQTMIAGAAR; encoded by the coding sequence ATGCCGTCGAAAAGCAAAAGAGAAAATGCGAAAGAGAGTTTGCGGCAGGAGATCATGGATGCGGCTCGCGAATTGTTTGTCAACGAAGGATACGAACGTGTTTCCATGCGAAGGATCGCGGACCGCATCGGCTATTCGGCGACAACGATCTATCTTTATTTTGACGATAAGGCCGACCTTATGACGCAGATCTGCGAGCAGACATTTGGCGAGCTAACGCGCAAGATCACCGCGATCAATAGAAGGTCGGCCGACCCGATCGAAGGCCTTCACGCGGGTATGGCCGAATACATAAACTTCGGACTCAGGCACCCTAGCCACTATCTTTTGCTCTTCGGGACCACTTCACCAAAAGAAATGAAAGTAAGTTTTGAAAACTCGAATGGAAAGCTCGCTTTCGAAACGCTTCGCGAGGCGGTGTCGAGATGCATCGACAGCGGACGTTTCCGTACCGGCGACGTCGAGCTGATCAGCCAGTCGCTTTGGGCCGGGCTGCACGGGATCACATCGCTTTTGATAACACAGCGGCACTTTCCGTTCGTCGCCCGAAAGAGGCTGATCGAGAATACGATTCAGACAATGATCGCCGGCGCCGCACGTTAA
- a CDS encoding DUF4281 domain-containing protein, whose translation MNAETIFSVANTTALFSWILIAAAPKWKFTRVVVVSGAIPILLSAAYLVLVVTFFGSAEGGFGSLADVMKLFTNEWAVLAGWIHYLAFDLFVGIWEVRDAEEQGISHWFLIPCLFFTFMLGPIGLLMYTGLRFALKKRGEK comes from the coding sequence ATGAATGCAGAAACGATCTTTTCAGTAGCGAACACAACCGCATTATTCAGCTGGATACTCATTGCTGCCGCGCCGAAATGGAAATTCACGCGTGTGGTTGTCGTCTCGGGCGCGATACCGATACTGCTGTCGGCGGCCTATCTCGTCCTTGTCGTTACGTTCTTCGGATCGGCAGAGGGCGGATTCGGGTCGCTTGCCGATGTGATGAAACTCTTCACCAATGAATGGGCCGTGCTTGCAGGCTGGATACACTACCTTGCTTTCGACCTCTTCGTCGGTATTTGGGAGGTTCGTGACGCCGAGGAACAAGGTATCTCTCATTGGTTCTTGATACCGTGTTTGTTCTTTACGTTCATGCTTGGCCCGATCGGCCTGTTGATGTACACCGGCCTGCGGTTCGCACTGAAAAAGAGAGGTGAGAAATGA
- a CDS encoding SRPBCC family protein, which translates to MAEHILKRELTIDLPRGDVFVFFADAGNLERITPPELNFHIITPQPIDIRQGALIDYKLKMRGLPMKWRTEISVWEPPFRFVDQQLIGPYKQWIHTHTFTEISAERTLIEDEVRYRLPLEPLGDLSHFIVRRELDHIFDFRQKAVAEILQGAGHSPV; encoded by the coding sequence ATGGCCGAGCACATTTTGAAACGGGAATTAACGATCGATCTGCCGCGTGGCGACGTCTTCGTCTTTTTTGCCGACGCCGGGAACCTTGAGCGGATAACGCCTCCGGAACTCAATTTTCATATCATTACACCGCAGCCGATCGATATCAGGCAGGGTGCGTTGATCGACTACAAGCTAAAGATGCGCGGCCTGCCTATGAAATGGCGCACCGAGATATCGGTGTGGGAGCCGCCTTTCCGCTTCGTCGACCAACAATTGATCGGGCCGTATAAACAGTGGATCCATACGCACACGTTCACAGAAATATCGGCGGAACGGACGCTGATCGAGGACGAAGTGCGCTATCGCCTTCCGCTCGAACCGCTTGGGGACCTTTCTCATTTTATCGTTCGCCGCGAGCTTGATCACATTTTCGACTTCAGGCAAAAGGCCGTCGCCGAGATCCTTCAAGGCGCCGGCCACTCGCCGGTGTAG